One segment of Tamandua tetradactyla isolate mTamTet1 chromosome 13, mTamTet1.pri, whole genome shotgun sequence DNA contains the following:
- the LOC143653903 gene encoding endogenous retrovirus group K member 5 Gag polyprotein-like isoform X1 has translation MGNRSGRMEEYISVLKTLLQSVGVSVKTSQLFSLFELIQKHCYWFEPEGRNVLNVKQWKLVMKALRRAYQKSETFPLSTWTLCYQITAALDLLQSDESDKITLFSKEPKCTAEVSVCFGKNQDCNSPIDQTDDETDPRKESDYWSKLKQAYFSDLSKGQKHNPFISVVVGIDPADFSKFSNTKATSISGPSVQNFNKKESSILILTAPPATNPVLNESPPGHFSGYKKSHNSVIMKSLLQGSQQGDLEAVQLLSVCPVTHIPLDAQYPQGGMNFEHEAIPFKLLKDLKQACAQYGANSPYATGFVQGMSQAARLIPWDWEMLALTVLSSAEYSQFKTWWSDEAMQTARRNADQQPPIPITAEKLTGTGAWTGLQGQLQYDDQAITQVRSTCLSAWRRIASPGSPTVSFGKIIQGSTEPYAEFVARLTDAVQKTVQIPEAKYLILLTLAFDSANSECKNAICPIKAGGSNLQDYIRACQDIGSLSHQISLLVAALRLSNLQQKKGNCYKCGKNGHFQRECRALPVQNKKFQQRPGPNKKCPICQKGFHWANECHSKYCKNGQPVTWGNKIVALVHGPQTNNMMSSSLVMPVSSGQWHASQSQK, from the coding sequence atgggaaaTCGTAGCGGGCGAATGGAGGAGTATATAAGTGTGTTAAAAACTTTGTTGCAGTCTGTAGGGGTTTCAGTAAAAACATCACAATTATTCAGTCTTTTTGAATTAATACAAAAGCATTGTTATTGGTTTGAACCTGAAGGTAGGAATGTTCTAAACGTAAAGCAgtggaaattggttatgaaggcATTACGACGAGCCTATCAAAAGAGTGAAACATTTCCTTTATCCACTTGGACGCTTTGTTATCAGATTACTGCTGCTCTTGATCTCCTGCAGTCAGATGAGAGTGACAAGATAACTCTTTTTTCTAAAGAACCTAAATGTACAGCTGAGGTTTCGGTTTGTTTTGGCAAAAACCAAGATTGTAACTCCCCAATTGATCAAACCGATGATGAAACAGACCCCAGAAAAGAATCAGATTACTGGAGTAAACTGAAACAGGCTTACTTCTCTGATTTATCAAAGGGACAAAAACATAATCCTTTTATTAGTGTAGTAGTGGGAATTGATCCTGCtgatttttctaaattctctaaCACTAAAGCTACTAGTATTTCTGGTCCTAGTGTacaaaattttaataagaaaGAATCATCTATATTGATTCTCACAGCTCCTCCAGCCACTAATCCTGTTTTGAATGAATCTccacctggtcatttttctgGTTATAAAAAATCTCATAATTCGGTTATCATGAAATCTTTACTCCAGGGATCACAGCAGGGTGATTTAGAAGCTGTGCAGTTACTCtcggtctgtcctgtaactcacATTCCTCTGGATGCTCAATATCCACAGGGAGGAATGAATTTTGAACACGAGGCTATTCCTTTCAAACTGTTAAAAGATTTAAAGCAAGCCTGTGCCCAGTACGGAGCAAACTCCCCCTACGCAACAGGATTTGTACAAGGAATGTCCCAGGCAGCTAGACTGATCCCTTGGGATTGGGAAATGCTGGCTCTTACTGTTTTAAGTTCAGCAGAATACTCACAGTTTAAAACTTGGTGGTCTGATGAAGCCATGCAAACGGCTCGTCGGAATGCTGATCAACAACCACCTATTCCTATTACCGCTGAAAAATTAACAGGAACTGGAGCATGGACTGGGTTGCAAGGACAATTACAATATGATGATCAAGCTATCACACAAGTTCGCAGTACTTGTCTAAGTGCCTGGAGAAGGATTGCCTCTCCTGGGTCTCCTACAGTctcttttggaaaaataattcaaGGCAGTACAGAGCCGTATGCTGAATTTGTGGCTCGACTTACGGATGCTGTCCAAAAAACTGTCCAAATTCCTGAagccaaatatttaattttgcttaCTTTAGCCTTTGATAGTGCAAATTCTGAGTGCAAAAATGCAATTTGTCCTATTAAAGCTGGTGGAAGCAATCTTCAAGATTATATTAGAGCTTGTCAGGATATCGGTTCACTTTCTCACCAAATTTCACTGCTCGTAGCAGCCCTGAGACTTAGTAATTTACAGCAGAAAAAAGGGAATTGTTATAAATGTGGCAAAAATGGGCACTTTCAAAGGGAGTGTAGGGCTCTCcctgttcaaaataaaaagttccagCAACGACCTGGGCCTAATAAAAAATGTCCCATTTGTCAAAAAGGGTTTCATTGGGCTAACGAGTGCCATTCTAAATATTGTAAGAATGGACAACCAGTAACGTGGGGAAACAAGATTGTGGCCTTAGTTCATGGCCCTCAGACAAACAACATGATGAGCAGCTCTTTAGTCATGCCAGTCAGCAGTGGTCAGTGGCATGCATCCCAGTCACAGAAGTAA
- the LOC143653903 gene encoding endogenous retrovirus group K member 8 Gag polyprotein-like isoform X2: MLKIRQNIHLRPVLGGMNFEHEAIPFKLLKDLKQACAQYGANSPYATGFVQGMSQAARLIPWDWEMLALTVLSSAEYSQFKTWWSDEAMQTARRNADQQPPIPITAEKLTGTGAWTGLQGQLQYDDQAITQVRSTCLSAWRRIASPGSPTVSFGKIIQGSTEPYAEFVARLTDAVQKTVQIPEAKYLILLTLAFDSANSECKNAICPIKAGGSNLQDYIRACQDIGSLSHQISLLVAALRLSNLQQKKGNCYKCGKNGHFQRECRALPVQNKKFQQRPGPNKKCPICQKGFHWANECHSKYCKNGQPVTWGNKIVALVHGPQTNNMMSSSLVMPVSSGQWHASQSQK; the protein is encoded by the exons ATGCTGAAGATTCGCCAAAACATACACCTACGTCCTGTTCTT GGAGGAATGAATTTTGAACACGAGGCTATTCCTTTCAAACTGTTAAAAGATTTAAAGCAAGCCTGTGCCCAGTACGGAGCAAACTCCCCCTACGCAACAGGATTTGTACAAGGAATGTCCCAGGCAGCTAGACTGATCCCTTGGGATTGGGAAATGCTGGCTCTTACTGTTTTAAGTTCAGCAGAATACTCACAGTTTAAAACTTGGTGGTCTGATGAAGCCATGCAAACGGCTCGTCGGAATGCTGATCAACAACCACCTATTCCTATTACCGCTGAAAAATTAACAGGAACTGGAGCATGGACTGGGTTGCAAGGACAATTACAATATGATGATCAAGCTATCACACAAGTTCGCAGTACTTGTCTAAGTGCCTGGAGAAGGATTGCCTCTCCTGGGTCTCCTACAGTctcttttggaaaaataattcaaGGCAGTACAGAGCCGTATGCTGAATTTGTGGCTCGACTTACGGATGCTGTCCAAAAAACTGTCCAAATTCCTGAagccaaatatttaattttgcttaCTTTAGCCTTTGATAGTGCAAATTCTGAGTGCAAAAATGCAATTTGTCCTATTAAAGCTGGTGGAAGCAATCTTCAAGATTATATTAGAGCTTGTCAGGATATCGGTTCACTTTCTCACCAAATTTCACTGCTCGTAGCAGCCCTGAGACTTAGTAATTTACAGCAGAAAAAAGGGAATTGTTATAAATGTGGCAAAAATGGGCACTTTCAAAGGGAGTGTAGGGCTCTCcctgttcaaaataaaaagttccagCAACGACCTGGGCCTAATAAAAAATGTCCCATTTGTCAAAAAGGGTTTCATTGGGCTAACGAGTGCCATTCTAAATATTGTAAGAATGGACAACCAGTAACGTGGGGAAACAAGATTGTGGCCTTAGTTCATGGCCCTCAGACAAACAACATGATGAGCAGCTCTTTAGTCATGCCAGTCAGCAGTGGTCAGTGGCATGCATCCCAGTCACAGAAGTAA